The window TGAGTGGCTTCGACGTGTCGAGGTGACCGGCCAGAGAGTCGACTTTCTTTCCTTCGAGGAGGATCTGCACGGACTTCACCTCGGGGAACTCGGTCAGAGTGTTGACGATGGAGCCGACGAGCATTTCCTCTCCCGTCGAGCCTCCTGCAAAGTTCTTGACGAGGTCTTCGCTGAAATCGACGGTCGCAATGCCGTCCTTGACTGCAACGCTCTTGAGCTTCGTCTTCTTGGGGATGATCGTGATGACGCCCTTCGCCTTCGTGCCCGAGAGCAGGGATTCCATCGCCGCCTTGTACTTGCCGTCCTGCGTCGTCTCGACCGTGCGCGTCTCGGCTACGAGCTTCATGCCGTTGTCGTCGGGATAGTAGACCTTGATGCCGATCTTTTCTGCCGGCTTGGCCGAGCCGTTCTTCGCCCCCGCGTCCTTCTTGTCTGTCGCCGCTGGCTTGTCTGCCGCCGGCGTGTCCGCGCCCTTGGATTTGTCGTCTGCGCCGCAGCCCACAGCAAGGAGAAGCGTCAGAAGCATGAGGAGCGCGAGCATGGATTTCATGATTTTCATTCTAAAAAACCGCCTTTCTTTTCGCTTATCCGCCCACAAAGAAGCGGCTCAGCCCCTTCGCTATGGCAAATGCCATCTTGTTTTGAAAATCTTCCGAGGTCAAGAGAGCTTCTTCGCGTTCATTCGAGATGAAAGCAAGCTCGACAAGAGAGGCAGGCATGCTCGAATGCTTGAGCACGTAGAGGTTTGCCTCCTTCGCGCCGCGATCCCGCAGGCCGCCCGCCGCAAGAAGCTCTTCCTGCAGGATGGCAGCGAGCCTGCCGCCCTCGATCGAGCCATAGTACGAATACGTTTCCGTGCCGTTCGCCGTCGGGCTGGAAAAAGCGTTGCAGTGGATGCTCAAGAACA of the Selenomonas sputigena genome contains:
- a CDS encoding GerMN domain-containing protein, which produces MKIMKSMLALLMLLTLLLAVGCGADDKSKGADTPAADKPAATDKKDAGAKNGSAKPAEKIGIKVYYPDDNGMKLVAETRTVETTQDGKYKAAMESLLSGTKAKGVITIIPKKTKLKSVAVKDGIATVDFSEDLVKNFAGGSTGEEMLVGSIVNTLTEFPEVKSVQILLEGKKVDSLAGHLDTSKPLKRMTELL